Genomic DNA from Eptesicus fuscus isolate TK198812 chromosome 18, DD_ASM_mEF_20220401, whole genome shotgun sequence:
GGCCGCTGTCTCtctgcccaccctgcctcccaccctcttcCTTCTGGTACCAGACCCCCAGGTTTCCTTTGGGCACCTTTCTGTTCCCTTTCTCAGACCATCTGGTTTATGTGGGGTTAATATTGGGCTGCAGGGGCAATCAGGTGACCTAGGCTTGGCCAATGAGGGCCTTACCTGGGGAATTCGCTGGAACTGGTGGGAAAGAGAAGCCCACTTTCTGCAGGGCTTGCTGGGCCTGAAACAACTGGCTGCCATTTCTTCCCACCTCTTGGAACAGTCAGCCTATGCATGAAGCCAACGCAGAGAAAAGTGTAGCCAGAAGAGACACAGGAGCCCGATAACATAATCTGAGCAACTGTCTGCAGCTGTTCCTAAAGCCCCGGGCTTTTCGTGTATGGCAACCAATAAtttttccctttactttcagCCCTAACGGGAATTTCTGGTCACTTGCAGCCAAAAGAATCCTGACTGACATCACCCAAGGAGACAGAGTAAAGAGGGACAAGGACAGAGGTCCCAACTATtacctgccccagccccaccatggCACTAAGACTCTCTCCATCTCAGGCTCCTGCCACCCTTTCCCTCCTTGGAGGATGAGGGTAACTCTTGGGAGCAATATCTCCATCCTGTTTCCCTTGCAGATGGAGTGCCCAGCAAAGTGAACTCTGAGCTGAGTCCCCAATAATGTCAATAGTCTCCCACAGTGCAGACTGGCCACTGTAGTCTATTATCTCATCTAATCCCCTCAAGGTCTGTTTTAACATCCTCTTTTGCAGACAAAAAGGCTCGGAGAGGTGACGAAACTTGCTTGCAGTTTCACAGGTCACCTGGGTCTCTGTGACTCCAAAGTTGGGACTTTTCCCATTCGTGGGATGGCTCCCTCcatcctcacccagcccccacacccctaGGAGGCTCTGCTGATTGCCCAATCCAGGCATCCCGGGTCAGGGACCAGGTGGATGCTGCCCAGTTTCAATCCATCCTGCAGAAAAAACCACCACCATTAACACCAAGTACAGGAGCTGAGCTTTTAATGCCCCAATTTGCCTTAGTCTCCAGGCAGGGTTGGGGAGAGATAGAGCTTCCAGCTTTGGTTATGCGAAGAAGGAGGGGTCAGTTCCTGAGGCAGCTCAATTCTGATGCCCCAGCTTCACAGCAAGGACTCTCCAGAATGGAGAATGGACAGGAGCTGCCAAAGATGGGCTCATCAGGAAGGGAGTTGGAATCTGGGACCTGTGAACGGCCCCAGGGAAGGTGGCCCAAACAAATGTCCCACTCTTTGTTTCTCAGCTCTTCAAGACAAGGGTGACATCGGAGACTCAGCTCCTTATTAAATGTGGGCAGGTGAGCATGGCTTCTAGAAGCTCCATCCTGGCCCAGATATGCCGTGGCCCGAGGGCTGGGTGGGAGAGCACGTGGTTGCCAGAGCTGAGAGAAAGGCCTGTCTCTTCACAGGctgcactggggaggggaggcactggggctggggctccaggCCAGAGGTTAGACTCCGGACCTTGGTCCCAGACTCCAGTCCGATGTTGTTTCATCAGGTCTGATGACTGCATTCTACATTCACTCAACTGTCCCTACCTCCAGCCCAACCCCCAAATGTGGTCTGGCCTTGACGcctggctaatttttaaaaaaaaacctgcgGAAGCTGGATACTGGGGGTCTGTCCAATCTCAAAATGGTCACTATGAAGAGGAAATGATAATAGCaattaattaattacattaattGGTGTCATTCATAACGTTAACTACAATCTGTACAGCTCCTTTACAAAGtgctttaatacacacacacacacacacacacacacacacacacacacacacctcatttgatcttcacagcagCCATGAATGGCAGGACCAGGGACTCgggattcccattttacagggaaagaaggtgaggcccagggaggaaaACAACTGCTCAAGGTCGTCAGCCATGGAACTGCTGCTGCTGAGGTGGTTTTCAGAGGATAGATATACTCTCCCTGCCCGTCCATCTCTGCATTCATTCCCCCAttcattccttcctccctccatctagcgtttatttagcacctactgtgtgccccaCTCTGTGCTAGATACTTCTCCCTAAGCTGGGACACGTTTCCAGACAGCAAGAGTTCTTCTGTTCCTGAGAGATGAgttgtggggaggaggggtaCGATCCCACTGGCCCCTGGGAACTCAGGACTCCAGATCAAGCCGTCCTCGTGATGAGTGGAGAGCCtcgttaatttttttttaactcatggAGCCTGTGAGACCTGGTCTGACAGGCACAGATCCTGGTGGGGCAGCTGTtgcggggggtgggtgggggacggGAGACTCCTACAGTCGGCAGCAGAGTCCTTGGCAGGGCTTAGGCTGGTGCCACCTGGCTGGTCTCCGTCTTGGAGGCAGTGGTGGATGCTTCGTCATCACCCAGTGGGCTCTTGCCACAGCAGAGGGTGGTGAGCATGCAGTTCCGGAACTGGAAGGCAAGGGGCATGAGTCAGAGTCAGGGTCCATCCACTCAAAGTGTGTGTAGCAAGCTGGTGTGGTTGGCAAGATTTGCCTATAAACCCTTCCCGCTCTGCCCCTCACAGCCTTCACTCCCGGGTCAGATCTGGCTCTCTGGAGGGGATTTACTAAACATATGTGACCCCACCCAGAGATGCCGGGGACTAAACGCAAGGGGTCTTTGTCACTAATGACATTCCGTGATGCCCTCTGTGTGCCAAGGGCTGTCtgtaaattatctcatttaactcaAGAGTTTGAAATTTTGCCCCTTCTATGGATGAAAAGCCCGAAGCCCAGAGAACGGAAGTGACGcagtgcccaaggtcacacagctagaaaacagcagagctgggacttggatCCAATATGCCTGACTCGAGGGCACGTTTTCCCCACTGGATCATGGATTCTGCAGAGAAACCACTGGCCTATGTTAAAGGACCACTTTATCCTTCTATCCCTCAGAATAAGActttttagctcttttttttctccttgatgGAGACTGGTACCATCCCATTCTCAGGCTTGGGATTTTGAGCACTTTACTTTTAAAGCGGGCCTTCACCACCATCTGCCGTGAGCCAGCCCCAGAATCACCCGGAGGACTTGTTCGAAATGCAGGtcggggtggggcccaggagcctgcatTTCTCCGAGACGCCTCTGATGCCCTGAGGGAGACCAACGCCCAGTCCAGGTTTgcagatgggaagactgagacCCAGTCAAGGGTGTGGCTTGTCTTGCACAGGCAGTGCCTGCGGCTTGGGGACCCGgaccctcctgccccgccccctggcacCTGCTTGTTCATCATGATATAGATGACCGGGTTGTAGATGGAGGATGACTTGGCAAAGAATGCCGGGATGGTCATGAAGATAGGGCCAAAGTTAGAGCCCTGGTGGGTAAAGATGTAGAATGCCACGCTGGCATAGGGCAGCCAACAGATCAGGAACGCAACGACCATGATGATGACCATGCGCGTGACTTCCTTCTCGGCCTTCTGGGTGGTGGCTGACTCCTGCTGCTGGGCAGCGGCCTGCAGGGACACAGGGCCCGGTGTGCAGACTGCAGCAACTCTGGGCCAGGGGCCGGGCTCCACCCTCTCAGTGCgtgtgtccccagcacccagcactggaCCGTACCTCCTTCACGGTGAAGACCAGCTGCCCGTAGCAGAAGAAGATGACAACCATGGGGATGGTGAAGTGGACCACGAACATGTAGATGACGAAGGACTCGTTGTTGACCTCCGGTTTGAGCGTGTAGTAGTCAATCCCACACGAGCACTGCATGCCCTCTGGGATGTACCTGATGGCCGGTGGAGAACGGGACAGGAGGGGGCATAATGGAGACCCACATATGAGGAACTTGGGAACAGGTGCCAGCTGACCGGAGTGACCTGCCGTGGCTGGCCttgctctgggcctcactttccctctctgtaaaatggagataataaaatgtCTGCTTGGCTGTGTctatgagaatcaaatcaattgAGAGAAGGGACTCAAATGCGCCGTGTGAAAACAGTGTTGTTTCACTGTTTGTTTGGTGGCTGTGTTATTGGAGCACGACCCAGTCTCCTGCCCGTCTCTCCCCTGGCTTGTGCATACCACTGGCCTGTGCAGGGTTTCTCCCCGGACCCGCCGCCCCATAGCGGCCCAGGCCTCAGGCTATGCAAGGCAGAGGttggtggggagaagggaaataCTCCTCTCCTCTGTATTTGAGATAGTTTGTACAACCCGGGGTCTTACTGAATAACAGGATGAGAGTATTTGCTAGCCCAAAGATGGGCAAACAGGGTCACTAAGAGATACTTGCAcaaaagaggagagggagaatgaggggcctctggggcatgTGGTTAGAAATTTTTTCAGTGATTCTAGAGGACGGTGATATTGCACCGACCTCAAAAAACATGGTGTGTCTCTTGGCTGTGCTCACGAGGATGTAACTGGACCAGACTGGACCAGACAAAGAGGCTGGAGCGGGGGTGGGCTTGAATTCAGCAATGGGCAGAAAATGACCTCAGATTAGGGGTCATGATTGGACTGGGAGCCCTGCAGGGAGCTTTTATAGAGtctgaggaggaaagggaagaggggatTTCCTGGAAGCAGGGGAACATGAAGCCTCTGGACACGCAAAGTCACCAGTCAAGTTTCCCAAACTGCCTCCCCTTTTCCACATCTCTCATCTCAGCCCCATTTGGAGACAATGACCTGCAGACAGCACAGGACCCGGGTCCCAGGGGTTACAGTGTCACCACCTGCACTAGGAAGGCTCAGCCCCCCCAGGTGCTGAGGCCCAAGGTCAAAGGAAGCTGCCCACAGGGCACTGGACCAAAGAGGATTGGAATGTGGCCCGGGCTTAGTTGAGGATTAGGGGCAGAGCCAAGGTGAAGGGCTGGACTTTTTGGGTTCTCCTTCAGATGGGGACTCAGGAGGTGGAACCAGCCCCATAGCAACATTAGGGTCTGATCCTTTTTCCCTCTGCCCTAAACCCCAGTCCCAGAAAGTTACCAGCTCAGTGCCTGGAACCAGACAGCCCCAGGGTTGCGTGTGCCTGGGAGACCCCTGGAGACCCGGCCCTCCTGCCCAGTGCCATTACCTGGACCAGCCGGCTAGTGGGGGTGCAGCGCAGGCCAGTGCCATGACCCACGTGAAGGCGAGGCCCATGATGGCGTGGTTCTCCCCAAAGCGGAAGTTGCTCATGGGCTTGCATACCACCACGTACCGCTCGATGGCCAGGACCACCAAGGACCACAGGGCAACTTCACCTGCAAGGCAGTCAGCTGTCGGTCAGCATGCTGGACTCCACTATCTAAGGAGGAAGCTAGGAAGGCAACCTGGGGTAGGCTAGGATGAGGCCTCAGGGTGGAGCGGGGTCAGACATGGAGAACtgggaggggtgcagggcagAGGGACTGGTATGCCGGGCGAGTGGAGTAACTCTTAGTTTAGTTCAGTTAGAGCTCTGGGCTCATGAGGGACACAGAAATCAGATTAGGGAGCAGGGGTGGACTGGAAGCCCTGCAGGGAGTTTTCACAGGAGAATGTGTCCTTCATGGGCAACAGGCCGAGTCCCTGTTGAGAGGCGTCGCAGAGGCAGGGGAACCTTCCTCCCTCCAGAGCAGGGGCCCCTCCCCTCTAGGAAAACAaaataacctgggcatgtgcgacCCTCTCTCAGGAGCCAGGAAGATGAATGATGTTTGGCTCAGAGGACTAAGGAGGAAGATGGAGTTCAGACATCATGCTGCACACCACCACAGAAATTCAGGAAGGAGGGTCATAGAATTTATCAACCAAACTGGGCCATTTCTGAGAGTGAAAGGGAACACTATTGTAAACTGGGACTGACCCTGCAGAGAAGTGTCTGCCTGCCTTGCCCCTGCCTTCGGGCCTGAGACCGAATGATCTGTGGTCACTGAAGTTGACACCCAGTGACAGCCAGAGATTCGGGGGAATAGGGCCGAGGCAGCAACCTGGACACAACAGGGCGAGAGAAGACAGGCAGCAGAGCATCCTTGTGGTTGGTGTTAtgtcccaggggcaggggcaggggcagggtcggGGACGTTCCTGGATCTGAGCCAGGAGACCTAGGGTCTCTGGTCACTGCCCTGCACATCCTTAAATGAGTCTTcccctctccatgcctcagttttctcatctgctaaATGGGATCTATTGTCTCTGCAGCACTCCTGTCAGTTTTCCAAtcaaacaaacttttaaaagcaCCTTCCAAAGCTACAGACCACACAGGTCTCATGCCTCCTCTGGGAGGAGGGTTTTTCGGAAGCAGATGAGCTCAACACAAAAAGCATTCGTGCGTGGCAGAGAGGCTGGAGGTGGGTTGGGGAGGGACTCAGCCCATGGCTCAGCGCAGGTAAAGTCCAATGGCTGGAGGACTGAGAATCTGCGTCCCACCCTGAGCTGGGAGCCCTGAGCACAGGGACCTATCTTGTCCATCTCTCTCCCCAATGCCTGGCATGGGTCTGACCCAGGGCGTCGCTTCTGAGGGGAACTGAATGTGCTTGCGGGGCCCACAGAAGTGGGCTTGGAGCACAGCTTTGCCCCTGCTGCAAAGTGACTGCTGCCGAGACGTGACCCCTGCAAGGCCCTTGACTTCTCACACTGTTTCCTCGCTGTAAAGCAAGACAATGGCACCACTCCAAGTGAGATTAAACAGTGCTCAATGCTTGCCTTTCCCATTCGGCAGCCTAGCTCACCATCACCGAAGTGTTTGTTGATTAAGTGAGAACTTTAGATGATGCCAATGATTGCAGAGGGCAGAAGGCCTCTTAACCCCCATCTCTAAGCCTGGAACTGTCCCCAGACACCTCCATACCCCTGGCTCCTGTACCCCCTGCCCATCCGCACCACAACTCATACCGCCCAGCGTGGCAAAGAAGCCCTCCAAATTGCATCCCGTGGCCCCGAAGACAAAGTATCCATGCATAGAGGTGTAGAGGGTGGTGGTGAAGCCTCCAAAGACCATGAAGAGGTTGGCCACGGCCAGATTGAGCAGGATGTAGTTGAGAGGCGTGCGCAGCTTCTTGTGCTGGACGGTGACATAGAGCGTGAGGAAGTTGATGGGGAATCCGAGCACGATCAGCAGAAACATGTAGGCAGCCAGCATGGAGAACTGCCAGGGCTCGGCCAGGTAGTACTGCGGGTACTCGAAGGGGCTGCGCACCACGCCCGTCTTGTTGGAGAAGGGCACATAGAAGTTGGGGCCCTCTGTGCCGTTCATGGCGGAGGTCCCTGTGGCTGCCCCGTGGGCAGCTCTGACCCAAGAATGCTGCGGGGGCCTGAGCTTGGCCACACAGGGCTCTGGCTGGACAACTCCAGGTCCTGACCCCCCCAGGCCCTTATAAAGTGACCTCCCCTCCCTAAGCTCCTGGCTGAATCAGCACCTGGGAGATTGAGGGCGTTATTAATCATATTAATCCTGGAGTAGGTGCTCACTAACTATTTGTGGAAGGGCAACGGGGGCCTAATTGGCTTCCCAAGAGGGGCCAAGGTGACTCCAGGTGGAagcctggggttggggaggggaggtgctggggacCCTGGGGAAGCACAGGATGCCTGTCCCCACTCTTCTGCCCCAGGAATCTCTGCCCATCTCAGCCTGATGGCCTCGGCCTGACATTGGGACCTCAGACTCCCAGCCCATTCCTCTCTGGCTTGGTGTGAGCTGACCTGGTCTTCCACTGCCTGGACCGTGAGCTCCCAGTGGGCAGAGGCTCTGGTTACTCTCCCAGtctctcagcccctcactcagccCCTGTACTCCTTCCCCACCCAATCACCTCCTGGCCCATCCAGGTGCTGGACACACACTAGCCCATCTTGCCAGATTTTGAGCTTCATGAGGGCAGAGGTCACATCCTGCCAAATGCGCAGCCTGGCATAGCCCAGGAGCTCAATTGAATGGGAATTCACTCACTCACTTGTTTATTTGTGTGCAGGTCACTGGGGAAATACAGATCGAGAAAGAAGGAGCTTACAGGCTGAGGAGGACTCTGATGTGGGAAGAACAGACcccagcccagagaggggaggtgcCTGCTTTGCAGAGGCGTCCAGGGAGGTGATATCACGTTTGGGTC
This window encodes:
- the RHO gene encoding rhodopsin; amino-acid sequence: MNGTEGPNFYVPFSNKTGVVRSPFEYPQYYLAEPWQFSMLAAYMFLLIVLGFPINFLTLYVTVQHKKLRTPLNYILLNLAVANLFMVFGGFTTTLYTSMHGYFVFGATGCNLEGFFATLGGEVALWSLVVLAIERYVVVCKPMSNFRFGENHAIMGLAFTWVMALACAAPPLAGWSRYIPEGMQCSCGIDYYTLKPEVNNESFVIYMFVVHFTIPMVVIFFCYGQLVFTVKEAAAQQQESATTQKAEKEVTRMVIIMVVAFLICWLPYASVAFYIFTHQGSNFGPIFMTIPAFFAKSSSIYNPVIYIMMNKQFRNCMLTTLCCGKSPLGDDEASTTASKTETSQVAPA